GTCTCTGTGTAAAAGCTCTACTTCTGCCCCCCAGAGAAAAGTTCCTGTGTTCACCTCCATGTTCCCTGTAATCATGGAGCAATGTTTCTATGACACAACACTGACACCCAAATCTACTCTACCCATatttacttatataaaaaaaataatcaatccAAAATCGAAATTGAACCTGCACAGCAGCGAAGACCAGCTCGTAGGGTATAAAAACTCGATCAGAAGAATGGAGAGGCCCCACCACTTTACACCCAATAGCGTCCGCCTCGAGTTCTTTATCCTCCGCCGAATACACACAATTGGACCGGAACCTTTTCACTATCA
Above is a genomic segment from Vitis riparia cultivar Riparia Gloire de Montpellier isolate 1030 chromosome 14, EGFV_Vit.rip_1.0, whole genome shotgun sequence containing:
- the LOC117930379 gene encoding 50S ribosomal protein L21, mitochondrial-like isoform X4; this encodes MMKKWARAVIVKRFRSNCVYSAEDKELEADAIGCKVVGPLHSSDRVFIPYELVFAAVQIGAHQFKVSNGDCIYTEWLKLCEVTWKR
- the LOC117930379 gene encoding 50S ribosomal protein L21, mitochondrial-like isoform X3; the encoded protein is MMKKWARAVIVKRFRSNCVYSAEDKELEADAIGCKVVGPLHSSDRVFIPYELVFAAVQIGAHQFKVSNGDCIYTEWLKLCEVSDKVTWKR
- the LOC117930379 gene encoding 50S ribosomal protein L21, mitochondrial-like isoform X2; its protein translation is MMKKWARAVIVKRFRSNCVYSAEDKELEADAIGCKVVGPLHSSDRVFIPYELVFAAVQIGAHQFKVSNGDCIYTEWLKLCEVVLLQVTWKR
- the LOC117930379 gene encoding 50S ribosomal protein L21, mitochondrial-like isoform X1, translating into MMKKWARAVIVKRFRSNCVYSAEDKELEADAIGCKVVGPLHSSDRVFIPYELVFAAVQIGAHQFKVSNGDCIYTEWLKLCEVSDKVVLLQVTWKR